Within the Bosea sp. 685 genome, the region GGCGTCCACTATTTCCCGCCGGGGTTGCCCGGCGCGCCTTGGCGTGGCGCCTCCGCAATCGCCGACGGGTGGGTGCGCTGCGTCAGGGATCTCGGCTCGCGTTGGACGATCGAGAAGGTGCTCTGCGCCCAGGACGGGCACGAGGCCGTCATTGAATGGACGCATTGGAAGACGGCGCTGGGCGAGGCGTTGCGAGGGGACGAGTGGTACGTCTTCAACGACGACATCACGCGCATTCGCGAAATCCGCGCCTATTATGCGAGCCCGGTCGACAAGAGCACGCCCGTCAATCGGCTGCATGAATTCGACTACGAGGGGCGCGGCTACGCGCTGCAGCCCCCGAGCCCCGCTCCAAAGATTGCGTAGAGGTACAAGGCAGTGCATTTCGCCATCATCGCCCGGGACTCCAAGGCGGCGGACACGCTCGCCCGACGCTTGGCTGCACGTGACGAGCATCTTGAAGGCATCCACCGGATGAAGGCCGAAGGCACTATCGTCGACGGGGGGGGCGATGCTTTCCGAAGACGGTACAACGATGATCGGCTCCATCGTGCTTTGCGACTTTCCCGATCGCGCCGCTCTCGATGCCTATCTGGCCTC harbors:
- a CDS encoding nuclear transport factor 2 family protein; the encoded protein is MSSDTPAAKAEALIRHYFDMCNAADRQGLIDCFTPDGVHYFPPGLPGAPWRGASAIADGWVRCVRDLGSRWTIEKVLCAQDGHEAVIEWTHWKTALGEALRGDEWYVFNDDITRIREIRAYYASPVDKSTPVNRLHEFDYEGRGYALQPPSPAPKIA